CGAAATCAGCAATTTCCTTTAGCGCAGGAATAGCGTTAGCCATAGCAACGCCAAGACCGGCAGCTTCCAGCATCTCATGATCGTTCCAAGAGTCACCCATAGCCATAGTCTCGGAGAGATCACAACCAAAATGATTGGCTAGGAATTCAAGCGCAATTCCCTTGGTTCCTTCATGATGCATGATTTCTAGGAATTGTGGTTTGGATTTGGTAATATGCACGGAATCGCCGAGCAATTCACGTAGAATTGGAGCCAGCTCATCCAAGAATGCAGGATCATCAATAATCAGCATTTTTGGTGTTTTTTGCGGGACAAGCTTCTCCCAATCTGGTTCAATATAATATGGTGTTTTGTTCAGGTCCGTATAGTCTTTGATCTTCTGGTTGTCTTCACGTGCATACAGCTTGTCGTCAATGTAAGTTTGCAAATGCAGATTATGCTCCACGCAGTAAGTGAACAGCTTGTGTACCGCATCTTGTGGCACGTAACGCTCATATAGTACCTTTTCATCGAGCAAGTTCTTAACGAGAGCACCTTGGTAAGTGATGATTGGCACGTTAAGTCCAGTTTGACGGGCAATGGCTTGTGCAGAAGCATAAGCTCGGCCTGTAGCAAGGGTTACAACAACGCCAGCGGCT
This Paenibacillus sp. FSL R5-0345 DNA region includes the following protein-coding sequences:
- a CDS encoding Cof-type HAD-IIB family hydrolase, translating into MYKLIAIDIDDTLINDDKEVTPATQTALEEAVAAGVVVTLATGRAYASAQAIARQTGLNVPIITYQGALVKNLLDEKVLYERYVPQDAVHKLFTYCVEHNLHLQTYIDDKLYAREDNQKIKDYTDLNKTPYYIEPDWEKLVPQKTPKMLIIDDPAFLDELAPILRELLGDSVHITKSKPQFLEIMHHEGTKGIALEFLANHFGCDLSETMAMGDSWNDHEMLEAAGLGVAMANAIPALKEIADFVTLSNNEDGVKYAIDKFILNKVN